GCCTCGGCTCGGCCGGCGCCGACAGCGTCACCATCGCTGAAACCAGCGGCTCGGCCGACTTCGACACCGCCGTGAAGAGCGCCGCCAAGGACACTGATGTGACGCGTCCGCCGTCCGACCTGGTCGGCCGCACCGTGACCTTCACGCTCGGTCAGCCGTAAGGGACAAACGTCGGCCGACGGCCAAGGCCTCAGGCCAGGGCTGGCGTTTCTACGGGGAGGAGGTCTGGGGCTTCCTCCCCGTTTCCTTTTCAGCCCCCAAGACTCGCCCCCCCAATCCATCCCTTGCATCCCGAAGTTATTTCGCCTATTTCTGTCATAACAGAAACAGGCGAAATGCCATGCAGGTCCCTCCCGCCCAGATTACGCCGGCCATGCGCCGCTACGTCCTCCACTGGGGCGAGATGGGCCAGCGTTGGGGGGTGAACCGCACCGTCGCCCAGATCCACGCCCTGCTCTACCTGGCCGAGACGCCACAGCACGCCGAACAGATCACCCAGGCGCTGGGCGTTGCCCGCTCCAATGTCTCGACCAGCCTGAAGGAGCTGATGGGCTGGGACCTGATCAGGCTGGTCCATCTGGAGGGTGACCGGCGCGATCACTTCGCGGCCCGCACCGACCCCTGGGACATGCTCGAACTGATCGTCGAGGGCCGCAAGCGCCGCGAGATCGACCCGACCCTGGAGATGCTCAGCGCCTGCGTCGCCGAGGCCGAGGGGGACAAGGCCACGCCGGCCTATGCCCGCGAGCGGCTGAAAACCATGCAGGGCTTCCTGGTCCAGCTCGACGGCTGGCACCGCCAGATGCGCGATGTGCCGCGGCCGACGCTGATCAAGCTGATCGCTCTTGGCGGGCGCATCGCCAAACTCATCGGACGGTAGGGGAGGGTCGGTCATGGGGACGCTGGCGGGCTGGGTTGGACGACACAGGGTCCGGCCGGCGTCGCCGCCGCCCCGGGTGCTCGACTTCCGCCGCCTGGTCGGCGAGGCCGCCTGGAGCCGCCTGCCGCTGGCGGTTCGTGAACGCTTCGGCGTTCACCGCATCGGCGAGGAGATCGTCTATCCCGGCGAACTGGTGGTTCGGGCCAGCCGTTTCGGCCGCTTCCTCGCCCATGCCTGCCGCCTGATCGGCATGCCCCTGGCCCCCTGGACCGGCGAGGCCGTGCCCATGCGGGTGGTGGTGCGGATGGACGGGCGCGGCCTGGTCTGGGACCGCTGGTACAGCTTCGAGGGCCGCCCCGAAATCCTCGTCACCTCGCGCAAGCAGCTTGGCCGGGCGGGCGAGCTTCTGGAGGTGGCGCGCGGCGGTCTTGGCATGCGTTCGGAAGTCTCCGTCGAGGGCGGCGCCCTGCATTTTCGCGGCAAGGGCTATGTCTGGGTGCTGGGACCGCTGGTCGTCCCGTTGCCGACCCTGCTGACCCCGGGCGCGGCCCATGTCGTGCATGAGGACCTGGGCGGCGGCCGCTTCCGCTTCGCCATGCGCTTTGTCCATCCCTGGCTTGGCGAGACGATCTTCCAGGAGGGGGTGTTCAGCGATCCCTACTGAGTCAGCCGCACCGCGGCGGTCGCCGCCTTGTCGCCCACCCCGCCCGGGACCGGGACGCTGGAGCCGGCATAGTTCTTGTTGATGACCAGGTCCGGGTTCTCGTCGAGCTTGATCGACTTGGCGACGATGACGGTCCAGGCCGATTGGTCGGCGACGCGGTTCTTGCCCTTCACCAGCAGGGTGGCGTTGGGAATGTAGACGGTGCCGAGCAACTGGCGGGCGGCGCTCGACGAGATCTCGAAGGTGTGGTTGTTGTCGCGCGTGGTGGCGACCACGAAGCCGGCGTAGGAGCCCTGGCGGCGGCCTGAAAGGCGGATCTGGGCGCTGTCCTTGAACTGGAAGTCGGCGTCCTTGCCGAAGATCAGCACGACGTTGTCGCCGGTCAGGACGGCGTCCTCCTTGAGCTCCAGCTTGCCCTTCTGGAAATAGTGCTCGCCCGGCAACAGGGTGATCGTCGCGCTCTTGCCGGCGACGATGTTGCCGCAATGGATGCCGGGTAGCAGCACCAGCGGCAGGAGTTCGGCCAGCAGGTCGGTGGGCGTACAGGCGGCGCCCTGCTGGCCGATGGTCATCGCGGCGAACGGGTCGGGGATGACCGGGGCGTCCGTCTGGGCGGTCGGGGTGATCGGCCCGCTGGCCAGGCCCGAGGCCTGGACGATGCCGGCTGCAAGCGCGGCGCCGCCGGCGACCTTGATGTCGGAGTTGGAGTGAATCAGGCAGGCGGCCGCCGCCAGGTTGGAGGTGTCCTTCAGCTCGATCTGGTCGTTCTTGTCACCGCCGTGGCTGAGCACGCACAGGGGGGTGACGCCCATCCTCTGGGCGTTGGCGGTGATGGTGAAATTCCAGCCGCCGGGCGGCAGCATGTTGGCGAAGAAGCTGTTGCGGTTGACGGTCAGCTGGACCTGGACCGTGCCCTCATCGGTGTCGGGGGTGACGGAGGCGCCGTAGGTCATCCGGCCGGCCAGATCGGTCAGCTGGGCGGCGATGGTCGCCCTGGTCCGTTCGGCCAGGCCGTTGTTGTCGGCCATGCCCAGCTGCCTGGCGGCCATCAGGGCGGCGCTGTCGGCGATAGCCTGCAGCTTCTGCTTGTCGGCGCTGACACTGGCCAGGTCGATGCCGCCGAGGGCCAGGACTGAAATGGCGGGGACGGCCAGCGCGAAGGTCGTGATGACGTTTCCACGCCGGTCATCCCGCAGGCGGCGCGCCAGGCTGAGCAAGCGACGCCCGGCGGCCATCAGGGTATTTCCGGCCCGCCGGCGGCGGCTTCGACGGCGGCGGCGAAGGCGGCGGCCGCCTCGCGGAGTTGCGGATTGGCGCGCAGGGCCTGGCCCAGGAAGCGCGAACCCTCGCGGGCGACGGCCTTCAGCGCCGCGTCTGTTCTGGCGCGGTCCTGGCCGATCAGGCGGCGCTCCTCCAGCAGGAAGGCCTCGTTGGCGCAGGTGCGGTGCACGTAGCGGACCTGGTAGTTGAGCAGTCGCCAGTTGATCGGCTTGGCGATGAAGCTGGTGGCGCCGGCGTCGAAGGCGCGATCGATGGCGGCGGTGTCCTCGCGGCCCGTCACCACGATGACCGGCAGGTGTTCGGTGGCGGGATCGGCGCGCAGGGAGCGCAGCACCTCGAAGCCGTCGATGTTGGGCATGTCGAGGTCCAGCAGGACCAGGTCGGGCTTGTCGGCGGCGATGGCGGCCAGGCCCTCGGCCCCGTCGGCGGCGGTCTCGAGCCGCATGTGCTCGGAGGCCAGATGCACGGAGGCGAACTCGCGCAGGATGGGATCGTCGTCCACGAACAGCAGACGAAGATCGGCCTGCGCCGAGTAGTAGAAGGCCCGCCGAAGCTGGACCCGCGCCTCCATATTTCACTCCCCGACCGCGTTCTGAGTCCTCGTATTAAGCACAAGGAAATTAATGGGGCGTAACGTCGCAGGTGGCATAAGTCTCGGAATGAATGGAACTTTTGGTGATCGCTAAGTCGGGGGTCCGACGCAGAAGTTCGATCCGCACGCGCCTGGCCCTGCTGGTGCTGGCGTCGGTCGGCGTCGCCGTGGCGGTGATGACCCTGGTCAGCGCCGTTCGCGACGGCCGCCGCGAGGCCGCCCTGCAACTCGACCAGTTCCGCGCCGCCGCCGCCGTACTGGCCTCGACCAGCGCCGAGGCGACGGCGCAGAAAAGCGCCTCCAAGGCTTACATATCGCTGCGGGCGATCAACCTGCTTCCCGGTGTGTCCTATGCCCGCATCGAGACGCCGGAAGGGCGCACCCTGGCCGAAACCGGCTCCGGCGCCCGGCTGAGCCGGGATGTGCAGGTGGACGTCAAGGGCGGGGCCTCGACCGTCTCGCTGTTGAGATCGGGCACGGTCGAGGTGCGGGCCCCCGTCGTGTATGGCCGCGAGGCCGTCGGCCAGGTGGTGCTGCTGGGCGAGACCAGCGGCATCCTCGGCCGGCTGGGCGGGGCGCTGGTGGTCAGCCTGCTGGCCGGGCTGGTGGCGGCCCTGGTGGGACTGTTGGTGGCCTGGCGGCTGCAGCGCCGGATCACGGCGCCGATCCTGTCGCTGAAGGACAGCATGGCCGCCGTGCGGGCCACCCACGACTATGACAAGCCGACCCAGGCGGACACCCAGGCCGACGCCGAGATCGCCGAACTGGTCGAGGGCTTCAACGCCATGCTGGCCGAGGTGCGCACCCGCGACCGGCAGATCGCCGGCCATGTCGAGGGCCTGGAGCGGACGGTCAGCGAGCGCACCGCTGATCTGCGGGTGGCCAAGGACGCCGCCGAGAACGCCAACGCCGCCAAGAGCGACTTCCTGGCGACGATGAGCCACGAAATCCGCACCCCGATGAACGGCATCATGGTCATGGCCGAGATGCTGGCGGCCGGAGAGTTGCCGGCGCGGCAACGACGGTTCGCCGAGGTCATCGCCAAGTCGGGGTCCAGCCTGCTGGCGATCATCAACGACATCCTCGACTTCTCGAAGATCGAGGCCGGCAAGATGGAACTGGAGGCGGCGCCGGTCGATCCGGCCGAGATCGTCGAGGACGTGGCCAGCCTGTTCTGGGAACGGGCCCGGTCCAAGGGGCTGGATATCGCCGCCTATGTCGATCCGGCGACGCCGGCCAGGGTCATGGGCGATCCGACGCGGCTGCGGCAGGTGGTCGGCAATCTGGTCAACAACGCCATCAAGTTCACCGAGACCGGCGGGGTGATGATCACCGTCGAGCCCTATGAGGGCGGCATCCGGCTGCGGGTGCGGGACAGCGGCATCGGCATCGCGCCCGACAAGATCGGCAGCCTGTTCGGGGCCTTCACCCAGGCCGACCAGTCGATCACCCGGCGGTTCGGCGGCACGGGCCTCGGCCTGGCCATCTGCAAGCGGCTGGTCGAGGCCATGGGCGGCGAGATCGAGGTGGCCAGCGAGGTGGGCAGGGGATCGGTGTTCGGCTTCAGCGCGCCGCTGGAAACCGTGGAGGCGGCAGAGCCCTGGCCACAGCTGGCCGCGCCGGTCGGGCTGTCGCTGGCCGGGCCCTGCACGCGGGCGGTGACGACACGGTATCTGGCAGCGGCGGGCATGACGCCGCAGGCGCTGGAGGAGGCCGGCGCGGCGCTGGTTATCGCCGATCCGGCGGCGCTGGAGGGGACGCGGCTCGCGGCGCCGACCCTGGTGCTCGGCGAGTACGGCGATCCCCGGCCCGCCGCCCTGATCAGATCCGGCAGGGCCGACGCAGGCCTGATCCAGCCGCTGCGGCGGGGGGACCTGATGCGGGCCCTGGCCCAGGTGGCGGCCGGCGAGACCCTGACCGATCCGGGCGAGGCCGAGGCGGCGCAGGCGACGAACGCCCTGCCGGGGTTTGTCGGCCGGCGGGTGCTGGTCGTCGACGACAGCGCCGTCAACCGCGAGGTGGCCATGGAGGCCCTCTCGCGGCTGGGCGCCGTCTGTGACATGGCCGAGGACGGCCGCCAGGGGGTCGAGGCCACCCTCGCGGGAGCCTATGATCTGGTGCTGATGGACGGCTCGATGCCGCTGATGGACGGCTACGAGGCGACCCGCGAGATCCGTGCCCGTGAAGTGGACCGCCGCACGCCGGTCGTCGCCCTGACCGCTCATGTGGTCGGCAGCGCCGCCGAGCAGTGGCGCGAGGCGGGAATGGACGATGTGTTGCACAAGCCCTTCACCCTGGCCGGGCTGGCGGCGGTGATGGCCCGCTTCGTCGCGCCGTCGGCGGCGGCGGCGCCGGCCCCGGTCGAGCCGGTCAGCCTGGCGGCGACCGCCCCGGTCAGCGACCTGCTCGATCCGGAGGTCACCGCCGAACTGGCCCGCATGGCCGAGGCCGGCAAGGGGGACTTCGTCGAGCGCGTCCGCCGGCTCTACCGCGAGAACGCCGGCCCGGCCGTCGAGGCCTACCGCGAGGCCGCCAAGGCTGGGGATACGGACGGGGCCGCGCGCGCCGCCCATGCGCTCAAGTCGATGAGCCTCAACATCGGGGCCCGGGCCGTCGCCGAAATCTGCGCCGACCTGGAAACCCGGGCCCGGGACGAGGGCGTCGTCGATGTCGCCGGCGGCCAGCGGCTGCAGGACCAGCTGGCGGCGACGCTGGCAGTCCTCGACGCGCACACGCCGGCCCCCAAGGCCGCGCCGGCCCTGTCGTCGGAGGACGCCGCCCTGACCCTGGCGCTGGCCAAGGCGGCCGAGCGCGGCCAGTTCAGCCTGGCCTACCAGCCGCAGTTCAGCCGTGACGGCCAGTCGGTGACCGGCTGCGAGGCGCTGATCCGCTGGACCCACCCGACCCAGGGGCCAATCGGTCCTAACCGCTTCATCCCCCTGGCCGAGAAGGCCGGGCTGATGGGGCCGATCACCCGCTGGGTGATGCATCAGGCCATGGTCGACACCCTGCATCTGGAGGGGCTGCCGGTCAGCATCAACGCCAGCGCCCTGGACGTCGCCGACCCCAGCTTCGTCGACGACCTGTCGGCGATGTTGGTGAAGCATGCCTTCCCGCCGGGCCGGCTGGAGGTGGAACTGACTGAAACCGCCGTGCTGGCCGACGAGGACGAGGCCAAGGTCGCCATCGATCGGCTGCAGGCGCTGGGCGTCTCGGTGGCGCTGGACGATTTCGGCATGGGCTACACCAGCCTCAACCAGCTGCGCCTCTATCCGTTCAACAAGCTGAAGATCGACCGCTGCTTCATCGTCGGCTGCCCGGACGACACCACCAGCGCCACCCTGGTCCACGCCGTGATCAGCGTCGGCCGGGCGCTGGGCATGAAGGTGGTGGCCGAGGGCGTCGAAACCGAGGAACAGCGCAAGTTCCTGGCCGTGTCCGGGGTGCACGCCTTCCAGGGCTATCTGTTCGCCAAACCGATGCCGATCGATCATCTTGCGGCCCTGTGGGAGCGGCGGCTGGTGCGCGCCGGTTAGGGGATGAGACGATGCCGGACAACGCGCCGCGGAGCCTGAGGGCCAGGCTCTATCGCCAGCTCGACCCGGAGGCGCGCAACCGCGGCCTGTCGCCGACCAACTGGGCGCTGGCGGTGTTCATCGTCTTCGCCTCGCTGGTGGCCATCGTGGCCACCGAACCGACGATCCATGACCGAAACGCCCGGCTGTTCTTCCTTGCCGAGTTCGTCTTCGGCGCCGTCTTCGTGGTCGAGTACCTGGCCCGGCTGTGGGTGGCGCCCGAGCGGCCCGGGCCGGAAGGCGGCTGGCGCAAGCGTTTGCGGTTCATGTTTTCGTTCAGCGGCCTCATCGATCTCCTGACCATCATCGCCACCCTGACGCCCGGGGCGCCGGCCGGGCCGCTGTTGCGGGCCTTCCGCCTGCTGCGCGTGCTGCGACTGGCCAAGCTGGGGCGGATGAGTTCGGCCTGGCGGCATATCGGCGAGGCGATCAGTTCGCGGCGGGCCGAGCTGTTCCTCAGCCTGTTCGCCGGCATCGGGCTGATGGTGTTCTCGGCGACTCTCCTCTACCTGGCCGAGGGCGACGCCCAGCCCGACAAGTTCGGCTCCATTCCCCGCGCCCTGTGGTGGGCGGTGGCGACCCTGACGACCATCGGCTACGGTGACATCTATCCGATCACCCCGCTGGGCAAGCTGCTGGCCTCGGTGACGGCGGTGACCAGCATCGGCCTGATCGCCCTGCCGACCGGCATCCTGGCGGCGGCCTTCAGCGACGCCATGACCCGGCACCGCGAACGGGTGGCGGCGGGGGAAGAGGAAGACCACTAGAGGGGCCGGGCGAATTCCGCAGTCAGGACCCGGCGGGCCTCCATTGGCCATGCCGGGCTGCGGGGGTTATCGAAGCGGCTGACCATTATACCCCGGCCCGCTCGACCTACACAAAAAAGACGGCGGCGGTCTGGACGCGTCGAGGGGCAGCTAAAATCCCCGGATTCGTGGGCTTTTGCGTTGGCCGCTGTCCTGCGTTCGTAGGTCCGGGCGTAGGTCGGTCTGTAGGTCGATGCGCGGGGTTTGTGGGTCGAAAGCGCAACGCCGCGACCTACGCCGCCGGTCGAGGGCGCCGCGAGGGGCGCAAAGCGGGGTGAAGGCCGGGTGAATATGTCTAGACATATTCGTTAAGTGGTTGTGACAGAAGGGTTTTTCGGCCCTCGATTTCAGCCGAAGCGGTACCCGACCCCTGGCTCGGTCAGGATCACGCCCGGGCTCGACGGATCGGCCTCCAGCTTCTGGCGCAGCTGGCCGATGAAGACGCGCAGGTACTGGACGTCCTGTTCGTGGGCCGGGCCCCAGACGGCGGTGAGGATCTGGCGGTGGGTCAGGACCCGGCCGCTGCCGCCGGCGAGGGCGGCCAAGAGGTCGTATTCCTTGGGTGACAGGTGCACGGCCGCGCCGGCGCGGGTGACGCGGCGGCCCACCAGATCGATCTCGATGTCGCCCGAACGCATGATCTCCTCTGCCCCCTCGCGGCGCAGGCGGTGGCGCATGGCGACCCGCAGGCGGGCCAGCAGCTCGCCGACCCCGAAGGGCTTTTCGACATAGTCGTCGGCGCCGGCGTCGAGGGCGTCGATCTTCTCGGTCTCGCGGTCGCGGGCCGAGAGGATGAGGACGGGGCCATCGTAGAAGGCGCGCGCCTTGGCCAGCGCCTCCTTGCCGTCCATGTCGGGCAGGCCGAGGTCGAGGATGACGGCGTCGGGCGCCTTGCGGGCCAGCTCGCGCAGGCCGCTGGTCGCGTCGTCGGCGCGGATCGGCTCGTAGCCCGCCGCCTCCAGGGCGGGGCCGAGGAAGCGGTGGATCTGGGGCTCGTCGTCGATGACGAGAATGCGCGGCCGAAAGGCGGTCAAAGCAGGTGGTC
The nucleotide sequence above comes from Caulobacter sp. NIBR1757. Encoded proteins:
- a CDS encoding response regulator, which produces MTAFRPRILVIDDEPQIHRFLGPALEAAGYEPIRADDATSGLRELARKAPDAVILDLGLPDMDGKEALAKARAFYDGPVLILSARDRETEKIDALDAGADDYVEKPFGVGELLARLRVAMRHRLRREGAEEIMRSGDIEIDLVGRRVTRAGAAVHLSPKEYDLLAALAGGSGRVLTHRQILTAVWGPAHEQDVQYLRVFIGQLRQKLEADPSSPGVILTEPGVGYRFG
- a CDS encoding MarR family transcriptional regulator gives rise to the protein MQVPPAQITPAMRRYVLHWGEMGQRWGVNRTVAQIHALLYLAETPQHAEQITQALGVARSNVSTSLKELMGWDLIRLVHLEGDRRDHFAARTDPWDMLELIVEGRKRREIDPTLEMLSACVAEAEGDKATPAYARERLKTMQGFLVQLDGWHRQMRDVPRPTLIKLIALGGRIAKLIGR
- a CDS encoding TadE/TadG family type IV pilus assembly protein, with product MAAGRRLLSLARRLRDDRRGNVITTFALAVPAISVLALGGIDLASVSADKQKLQAIADSAALMAARQLGMADNNGLAERTRATIAAQLTDLAGRMTYGASVTPDTDEGTVQVQLTVNRNSFFANMLPPGGWNFTITANAQRMGVTPLCVLSHGGDKNDQIELKDTSNLAAAACLIHSNSDIKVAGGAALAAGIVQASGLASGPITPTAQTDAPVIPDPFAAMTIGQQGAACTPTDLLAELLPLVLLPGIHCGNIVAGKSATITLLPGEHYFQKGKLELKEDAVLTGDNVVLIFGKDADFQFKDSAQIRLSGRRQGSYAGFVVATTRDNNHTFEISSSAARQLLGTVYIPNATLLVKGKNRVADQSAWTVIVAKSIKLDENPDLVINKNYAGSSVPVPGGVGDKAATAAVRLTQ
- a CDS encoding DUF4166 domain-containing protein: MGTLAGWVGRHRVRPASPPPRVLDFRRLVGEAAWSRLPLAVRERFGVHRIGEEIVYPGELVVRASRFGRFLAHACRLIGMPLAPWTGEAVPMRVVVRMDGRGLVWDRWYSFEGRPEILVTSRKQLGRAGELLEVARGGLGMRSEVSVEGGALHFRGKGYVWVLGPLVVPLPTLLTPGAAHVVHEDLGGGRFRFAMRFVHPWLGETIFQEGVFSDPY
- a CDS encoding EAL domain-containing protein, with the translated sequence MIAKSGVRRRSSIRTRLALLVLASVGVAVAVMTLVSAVRDGRREAALQLDQFRAAAAVLASTSAEATAQKSASKAYISLRAINLLPGVSYARIETPEGRTLAETGSGARLSRDVQVDVKGGASTVSLLRSGTVEVRAPVVYGREAVGQVVLLGETSGILGRLGGALVVSLLAGLVAALVGLLVAWRLQRRITAPILSLKDSMAAVRATHDYDKPTQADTQADAEIAELVEGFNAMLAEVRTRDRQIAGHVEGLERTVSERTADLRVAKDAAENANAAKSDFLATMSHEIRTPMNGIMVMAEMLAAGELPARQRRFAEVIAKSGSSLLAIINDILDFSKIEAGKMELEAAPVDPAEIVEDVASLFWERARSKGLDIAAYVDPATPARVMGDPTRLRQVVGNLVNNAIKFTETGGVMITVEPYEGGIRLRVRDSGIGIAPDKIGSLFGAFTQADQSITRRFGGTGLGLAICKRLVEAMGGEIEVASEVGRGSVFGFSAPLETVEAAEPWPQLAAPVGLSLAGPCTRAVTTRYLAAAGMTPQALEEAGAALVIADPAALEGTRLAAPTLVLGEYGDPRPAALIRSGRADAGLIQPLRRGDLMRALAQVAAGETLTDPGEAEAAQATNALPGFVGRRVLVVDDSAVNREVAMEALSRLGAVCDMAEDGRQGVEATLAGAYDLVLMDGSMPLMDGYEATREIRAREVDRRTPVVALTAHVVGSAAEQWREAGMDDVLHKPFTLAGLAAVMARFVAPSAAAAPAPVEPVSLAATAPVSDLLDPEVTAELARMAEAGKGDFVERVRRLYRENAGPAVEAYREAAKAGDTDGAARAAHALKSMSLNIGARAVAEICADLETRARDEGVVDVAGGQRLQDQLAATLAVLDAHTPAPKAAPALSSEDAALTLALAKAAERGQFSLAYQPQFSRDGQSVTGCEALIRWTHPTQGPIGPNRFIPLAEKAGLMGPITRWVMHQAMVDTLHLEGLPVSINASALDVADPSFVDDLSAMLVKHAFPPGRLEVELTETAVLADEDEAKVAIDRLQALGVSVALDDFGMGYTSLNQLRLYPFNKLKIDRCFIVGCPDDTTSATLVHAVISVGRALGMKVVAEGVETEEQRKFLAVSGVHAFQGYLFAKPMPIDHLAALWERRLVRAG
- a CDS encoding ion transporter; its protein translation is MPDNAPRSLRARLYRQLDPEARNRGLSPTNWALAVFIVFASLVAIVATEPTIHDRNARLFFLAEFVFGAVFVVEYLARLWVAPERPGPEGGWRKRLRFMFSFSGLIDLLTIIATLTPGAPAGPLLRAFRLLRVLRLAKLGRMSSAWRHIGEAISSRRAELFLSLFAGIGLMVFSATLLYLAEGDAQPDKFGSIPRALWWAVATLTTIGYGDIYPITPLGKLLASVTAVTSIGLIALPTGILAAAFSDAMTRHRERVAAGEEEDH
- a CDS encoding response regulator, which codes for MEARVQLRRAFYYSAQADLRLLFVDDDPILREFASVHLASEHMRLETAADGAEGLAAIAADKPDLVLLDLDMPNIDGFEVLRSLRADPATEHLPVIVVTGREDTAAIDRAFDAGATSFIAKPINWRLLNYQVRYVHRTCANEAFLLEERRLIGQDRARTDAALKAVAREGSRFLGQALRANPQLREAAAAFAAAVEAAAGGPEIP